A genomic segment from uncultured Alistipes sp. encodes:
- a CDS encoding NADH-quinone oxidoreductase subunit B, producing the protein MEVRNPRIKSMKFEDFNDNEYIESMVRELRENGTNVVMGCLDEVVEWGRSNSLWPLTFATSCCGIEFMAVGAARYDFARFGFEVARASPRQADFIMVAGTITHKMAPVLKRLYDQMADPKYVIATGGCAISGGPFKKSYHVVNGVDKILPVDVYIPGCPPRPEAMLYGLMQLQRKVKVQRFFGDVNRQIDRKEYEELMRRDLMAEKNELNVEKDANHEQ; encoded by the coding sequence ATGGAAGTAAGGAATCCCCGCATCAAGTCGATGAAGTTCGAGGACTTCAACGACAACGAGTACATCGAGTCGATGGTCCGCGAGTTGCGCGAGAACGGCACGAACGTCGTCATGGGGTGCCTCGACGAGGTGGTCGAGTGGGGCCGCAGCAACAGCCTCTGGCCGCTGACCTTTGCGACGAGCTGCTGCGGCATCGAGTTCATGGCTGTGGGCGCCGCGCGCTACGATTTTGCCCGGTTTGGGTTTGAAGTGGCCCGGGCCTCCCCGCGTCAGGCCGACTTCATCATGGTGGCCGGGACCATCACGCACAAGATGGCCCCGGTGCTGAAACGCCTCTACGACCAGATGGCCGATCCGAAGTACGTCATCGCCACGGGCGGCTGCGCCATCAGCGGCGGCCCGTTCAAGAAGTCGTACCATGTGGTCAACGGCGTGGACAAGATCCTGCCCGTCGACGTTTATATCCCGGGTTGCCCGCCGCGCCCCGAGGCGATGCTCTACGGCCTGATGCAGCTGCAGCGCAAGGTCAAGGTGCAGCGCTTCTTCGGCGACGTGAACCGCCAGATCGACCGCAAGGAGTATGAGGAGCTGATGCGCCGTGACCTGATGGCCGAAAAGAATGAACTGAATGTGGAAAAAGATGCGAACCATGAACAATAA
- a CDS encoding NADH-quinone oxidoreductase subunit A, translating into MYFTLLVVVILTAIALVAVALGIARAISPRSYNPQKGEAYECGIPTRGRSWMQFKVGYYLFAILFLMFDVETVFLFSWAVVVQDLGVYGLVSILFFLIVLVLGLAYAWRKGALEWK; encoded by the coding sequence ATGTATTTCACGTTATTGGTGGTCGTCATCCTTACGGCCATTGCGCTGGTTGCTGTTGCGCTGGGTATCGCCCGCGCGATCTCGCCGCGTTCGTACAACCCCCAGAAGGGTGAAGCCTACGAGTGCGGAATCCCGACGCGCGGACGCTCGTGGATGCAGTTCAAGGTGGGGTACTACCTTTTCGCCATCCTCTTCCTGATGTTCGACGTCGAGACGGTGTTCCTCTTCTCGTGGGCCGTCGTCGTGCAGGATCTCGGGGTCTATGGACTGGTGAGCATCCTGTTTTTTCTGATCGTTTTGGTTTTGGGCCTGGCTTATGCCTGGCGGAAAGGAGCTTTGGAATGGAAGTAA